In Plantibacter sp. PA-3-X8, one DNA window encodes the following:
- a CDS encoding isochorismatase family protein, protein MSTARRALILVDVQQEYFSGPLEIQFPPHAESLPRITAAIDAAVAAGVPVAVVQHTAGEGAPVFNPATTGFDVHPEIARRQRPEWKSITKQYGSVFAGTDLLDWLQEHDVNTVTLVGYMTNNCILASAAQSETLGLEAEVLSDATGAINITNDAGSADARTVHGTLMALLNSNFAAVSTTEVWTEALAAGESLPKDNLPSSATRGANS, encoded by the coding sequence ATGAGTACCGCACGACGCGCGCTGATCCTCGTTGACGTACAGCAGGAGTACTTCTCCGGTCCACTGGAGATCCAGTTCCCGCCTCACGCCGAGTCTCTCCCTCGGATCACCGCGGCGATCGACGCTGCCGTCGCGGCCGGCGTCCCAGTCGCGGTCGTCCAACACACGGCGGGCGAGGGTGCCCCGGTCTTCAACCCCGCCACCACCGGGTTCGACGTGCACCCCGAGATCGCGCGCCGCCAGCGGCCCGAATGGAAGTCGATCACCAAGCAGTACGGGTCTGTCTTCGCGGGAACGGATCTGCTCGACTGGCTCCAGGAGCACGATGTGAATACCGTCACACTCGTCGGCTACATGACGAACAACTGCATCCTTGCGTCGGCGGCCCAGTCCGAGACACTCGGCCTTGAGGCCGAAGTCCTCTCCGACGCGACCGGGGCCATCAACATCACCAACGACGCCGGATCTGCGGACGCTCGGACCGTGCACGGCACGCTCATGGCGTTGCTCAACTCGAACTTCGCGGCCGTCTCGACCACGGAAGTCTGGACCGAGGCCTTGGCAGCGGGTGAGAGTCTTCCGAAGGACAACCTCCCGAGTTCGGCGACGCGCGGCGCGAATAGCTGA
- a CDS encoding Sua5/YciO/YrdC/YwlC family protein: protein MKDLEIPRHHPRSQIVGIDSAIRSSSSDDRLSKPYEIRSIRSWPSDDSLHIERSLMSTTPIHWAGGTPTEAVELLSGAGGIAVVPTKVGYIIMTSDRRGLDRKFDAKERHRNKPGVVLVSSLDMLRELAQLTPEIDSLYERCWNEDVLLGCILPWSDAGKKAIPSDGSHQLMMDARGTSCFVIKFGVPAENVARQLYEDHGKIAFASSANPSGQGNRGLVEGIGDRITEAADVIIEADDYVASIQPDTSVDTRYEQGVMVSMVDPSGALVPEQNGQRSIAPCPTLIRKGLAVDRIMMLLADTFTSWDYRQGEYY, encoded by the coding sequence ATGAAGGACCTGGAGATCCCCCGGCATCACCCTCGCTCTCAGATTGTTGGGATCGACTCAGCCATACGATCGTCTAGCTCAGACGATCGTCTAAGCAAACCGTATGAGATCAGGAGCATCCGCTCCTGGCCATCCGACGATTCATTGCATATCGAACGGAGCCTCATGAGCACCACGCCAATCCACTGGGCCGGCGGCACCCCAACCGAAGCGGTCGAGCTTCTGTCGGGAGCAGGCGGTATCGCGGTCGTCCCAACGAAAGTCGGGTACATCATCATGACGAGCGATCGTCGAGGGCTCGACCGCAAGTTCGACGCCAAGGAGCGCCACCGGAACAAGCCGGGCGTCGTCCTGGTGAGCTCACTCGACATGCTTCGCGAACTCGCCCAGCTCACCCCGGAGATCGACTCCCTCTACGAGCGGTGCTGGAACGAGGACGTGCTGCTCGGCTGCATTCTCCCGTGGAGCGACGCCGGGAAGAAGGCCATTCCGTCCGATGGGTCCCACCAGCTCATGATGGACGCCCGCGGCACGTCCTGCTTCGTCATCAAGTTCGGTGTTCCCGCCGAGAACGTGGCCCGCCAACTCTACGAAGACCACGGCAAGATCGCATTCGCCAGCTCCGCGAACCCGTCTGGCCAAGGGAACCGCGGGCTCGTCGAAGGAATCGGTGATCGCATCACGGAAGCTGCCGACGTGATCATCGAAGCCGACGACTACGTCGCCTCGATCCAACCAGACACGAGCGTGGACACTCGCTATGAGCAAGGCGTCATGGTGTCCATGGTCGACCCGTCGGGCGCCCTTGTACCCGAACAGAACGGCCAGCGATCGATCGCTCCCTGCCCGACGCTCATTCGCAAAGGACTCGCCGTCGACCGCATCATGATGCTTCTGGCCGACACCTTCACCAGCTGGGACTATCGCCAAGGCGAGTACTACTAG
- a CDS encoding GlxA family transcriptional regulator: MNIAVYAFDGISLFHLSVPQMVFDEVRRLGLGDWRPVLFGDSLGPIRTAEGYTIEGTQGLGAVDAADIVVIPSWTDDARAVPPSLHDSVVGAHRSGAMVVGLCLGAIAVSDMGLLTGRSAATHWHAVESLRARHPDISVDADKLYVDHGDVLTSAGTASGIDACLHIVRTRLGAEAANRVARSLVVAPHREGGQAQYIERPIPSDTGEDPIARASAWALDHLDDDLSVDRLAAAARMSRRSFARLFRMATGATPAAWIRARRLDEARRLLEMTDLPIDRIAASCGFTPVTFRQNFAATFGSTPSGYRARFDARQAAAD, encoded by the coding sequence GTGAACATTGCTGTCTACGCTTTCGACGGCATCTCGCTGTTCCACCTCTCGGTGCCGCAGATGGTCTTCGACGAGGTACGACGACTGGGACTCGGAGACTGGCGGCCAGTCCTGTTCGGCGATTCCCTTGGCCCGATTCGCACGGCTGAGGGCTACACGATCGAGGGGACTCAGGGGCTGGGCGCTGTCGACGCCGCCGACATCGTCGTCATTCCGTCCTGGACGGACGATGCCCGAGCCGTTCCGCCGAGCCTGCACGACTCCGTTGTCGGCGCACACCGAAGCGGTGCGATGGTCGTGGGCCTCTGCCTCGGAGCCATCGCTGTCTCCGATATGGGCCTCCTCACCGGTCGCAGCGCTGCTACCCATTGGCACGCCGTGGAGAGCCTCCGAGCCCGCCACCCCGACATCTCAGTCGACGCCGACAAGCTCTACGTGGATCACGGCGATGTCCTGACCTCGGCCGGAACGGCCTCGGGTATCGATGCCTGTCTCCACATCGTGCGAACCAGACTCGGCGCGGAGGCTGCCAACCGCGTCGCACGCAGCCTGGTCGTCGCCCCGCACCGCGAAGGTGGGCAGGCCCAGTACATCGAGCGGCCGATCCCGAGTGACACCGGCGAGGACCCCATCGCCCGGGCGTCCGCATGGGCTCTCGACCACCTCGACGACGATCTGTCTGTCGATCGTCTCGCCGCGGCTGCTCGGATGAGTCGTCGATCATTCGCGCGACTCTTTCGGATGGCGACCGGCGCGACGCCCGCCGCCTGGATCCGCGCGCGACGCCTGGACGAGGCCCGCCGGCTCCTCGAGATGACCGATCTCCCCATCGATCGCATCGCCGCGTCATGCGGATTCACACCGGTCACCTTCCGGCAGAACTTCGCAGCGACCTTCGGCAGCACACCGTCCGGGTACCGTGCCCGATTCGACGCGCGGCAGGCGGCGGCAGATTAG
- a CDS encoding CGNR zinc finger domain-containing protein: MQFNHDNMTGAFLAADLVNLAHRHWSRSALLDVLTTHEIRRREVTESGSMSLRDWTGRLRRVFDSGEADTRCTAINDVLDAAVSRVYVTTHNELRPHLHFVSDELDVVARVRAVTAGGLAMFLVEAGGERLGRCGRDGCGLVFVDTSRNGRRAYCSARCGNAVAVARHRGRVVPKAETESERQTPANPGWPSSPA, from the coding sequence GTGCAGTTCAACCATGACAATATGACCGGCGCCTTCCTCGCCGCGGACCTCGTGAACTTGGCCCATCGACACTGGTCGCGATCAGCCCTCCTCGACGTGCTCACCACGCACGAGATACGTCGTCGCGAGGTTACCGAATCAGGTTCGATGTCCCTTCGGGACTGGACCGGTCGCCTGCGACGAGTGTTCGACAGCGGCGAGGCCGACACACGGTGCACGGCAATCAATGATGTTCTCGATGCGGCGGTTTCCCGTGTCTACGTCACCACCCACAACGAGTTGCGCCCGCACCTGCACTTCGTCTCGGACGAGCTGGATGTCGTCGCGCGTGTCAGAGCCGTCACCGCCGGCGGCCTCGCCATGTTCCTGGTCGAGGCGGGAGGCGAACGCCTCGGTCGCTGCGGCCGTGACGGCTGCGGTCTGGTTTTTGTGGACACCAGCAGAAACGGCCGGAGAGCCTACTGCTCGGCGCGCTGCGGGAATGCAGTCGCAGTCGCTCGTCATCGTGGCCGGGTCGTGCCGAAGGCTGAGACCGAGTCGGAACGACAAACACCCGCGAATCCGGGTTGGCCCTCGAGTCCGGCGTGA
- a CDS encoding serine hydrolase: MLALAVAGVIACGAAPAAGSALAVEPAEVTPQGETAALTSQDTAAWLDGMLPAALEREGIAGAVVSVVSGGEILAERGYGVAKADTGTAEPTAVDVDRTLFRIGSVSKLLTATAVMQQVEAGTVDLDEPVQSYLDFTLPVMFDTPVTLRHLLTHTAGFEDQLGGLIASAPAQPKPLRDTVSVDPPVQLFEPGTTPSYSNYSNGLAAYVVERVTGRPFEEYATEHILEAADMDGATYEQPLSPERQQDMSAGYRFAGSPEVPFEVVSPSPAGAVTGTAGDLANFMNAQLGHPAADGRTLLAPETLDEMHAPALGEEQLGNLANGPQMTLGFFERDRNGHRVLSHAGDLTAFHAQLEIYPDDDAGIFISLNSTGVNGDSTTAIRDAITTGFADRYFPEDRTAPGAVETAADHGAALAGTYQLSRRGESTFVRLFYILSSVEVTAEQDGVVTISAITDSAGTPLRFTEVEPWVWQEIGGQRRVAAATDGDVVTAVGFDPAFTMQPMPTERALVPTVAALSLIILVLALIAWPLGALHRAGRDQPIPSDRRGRALTWWTRGSILALIAAAPFWAVVAQALISDGPAPSAIVIRIAQILTAVAVLGCVPSAWRAIRAARGAGSTEGQRHRRISTLLRVIGATLVSLAFIGLGFIAIVGGLLLPDLSY; the protein is encoded by the coding sequence ATGCTCGCCCTCGCGGTCGCGGGGGTGATCGCCTGCGGTGCCGCACCGGCCGCCGGATCGGCACTGGCGGTAGAACCCGCGGAGGTGACGCCTCAGGGCGAGACGGCCGCTTTGACCTCGCAGGATACGGCCGCGTGGCTCGACGGGATGCTGCCCGCCGCTCTCGAACGTGAGGGGATCGCCGGCGCCGTCGTGTCGGTGGTGAGCGGCGGCGAGATCCTGGCGGAGCGCGGCTACGGCGTGGCGAAGGCCGACACCGGGACGGCCGAGCCCACGGCGGTCGACGTCGACCGGACGCTGTTCCGGATCGGGTCCGTGTCGAAGCTGCTCACGGCGACCGCGGTCATGCAGCAGGTCGAAGCGGGTACCGTCGATCTGGACGAACCCGTCCAGTCGTACCTCGACTTCACCCTGCCGGTGATGTTCGACACCCCCGTCACCCTCCGTCACCTCCTGACGCACACCGCCGGCTTCGAGGATCAGCTGGGCGGCCTCATCGCCTCCGCGCCCGCTCAGCCGAAGCCGCTCCGCGACACGGTGTCCGTCGATCCACCCGTGCAGCTGTTCGAGCCGGGCACCACGCCGTCCTACTCCAACTACTCCAACGGGCTCGCCGCCTACGTGGTCGAACGCGTCACCGGACGACCGTTCGAGGAGTACGCCACCGAGCACATCCTCGAGGCAGCCGACATGGACGGCGCAACGTACGAACAGCCACTCTCACCCGAACGGCAGCAGGACATGTCGGCCGGGTACCGGTTCGCCGGATCACCGGAGGTGCCCTTCGAAGTGGTCAGTCCGTCGCCAGCGGGTGCCGTCACCGGAACCGCCGGAGACCTGGCGAACTTCATGAACGCACAGCTCGGTCACCCCGCCGCCGACGGGCGCACCCTCCTCGCCCCTGAGACGCTCGACGAGATGCATGCCCCGGCGCTCGGCGAGGAACAGTTGGGGAACCTGGCGAACGGTCCACAGATGACCCTCGGTTTCTTCGAGCGGGACCGCAACGGACACCGCGTCCTCAGCCACGCCGGCGACCTGACCGCCTTCCACGCTCAGCTCGAGATCTACCCCGACGACGACGCCGGGATCTTCATCTCCCTCAACAGCACCGGTGTCAACGGTGACTCAACGACGGCGATCCGCGATGCGATCACGACCGGGTTCGCCGATCGGTACTTCCCCGAGGATCGCACGGCCCCCGGGGCCGTCGAGACGGCGGCGGACCACGGCGCCGCACTGGCCGGCACGTACCAACTGTCGCGACGAGGCGAATCGACGTTCGTGCGCCTGTTCTACATCCTGTCAAGTGTGGAGGTCACCGCCGAGCAGGACGGGGTGGTCACGATCTCCGCGATCACCGACAGCGCCGGGACGCCGCTCCGCTTCACCGAGGTCGAGCCGTGGGTCTGGCAGGAGATCGGCGGTCAGCGCCGGGTCGCCGCTGCGACGGACGGGGACGTCGTCACGGCAGTCGGGTTCGATCCGGCGTTCACGATGCAGCCCATGCCGACCGAGCGCGCGCTGGTCCCGACCGTCGCCGCCCTGTCGCTGATCATCCTCGTCCTCGCCCTGATAGCGTGGCCGCTCGGAGCCCTGCATCGCGCGGGCCGCGATCAGCCCATACCCTCCGATCGACGCGGGCGGGCGCTCACGTGGTGGACGCGGGGATCGATCCTCGCTCTGATCGCCGCGGCACCGTTCTGGGCCGTCGTCGCGCAGGCGCTCATCTCTGACGGACCGGCGCCGTCGGCGATCGTCATCCGGATCGCGCAGATCCTGACCGCCGTCGCGGTGCTCGGGTGTGTTCCGAGCGCTTGGCGGGCGATCCGGGCGGCGCGCGGCGCCGGATCGACCGAGGGCCAACGTCACCGTCGGATATCGACGCTGCTCCGCGTGATCGGCGCGACGCTCGTCTCGCTCGCCTTCATCGGCCTCGGCTTCATCGCGATCGTCGGAGGACTCCTCCTCCCCGACCTCAGCTACTGA